DNA from Chitinivibrionales bacterium:
AACAGGCGCTGCAGCGGTTAACTGGGAAGTCAATATGTTTTTCACCTTCTGGGGCCTCAATATCCTGAAAAAGAAGCCCGGAAGGACCTGGATCGGCAAAGGCATTCTCGACCGGATATTCAATTTTCTTATGGGCGGGAAAAAGACGCTTCCACTCAGCAGGTTGAATTTCGGTAATGTAAGTCCATCATTGATGACCTTCATGATGAAAAAAAACAATGGCGCAACGCTTCCGGAACTGATCGCTGCGGCAAAAGAGCTGGGAATCAACCTTATTGCCTGTGAAATGGCGATGAATATCCTGGGGATCAAACGGGAGGACCTGGATGAGTATGTCAAGGAGATCATCGGCGTGGCGACCTTTTTGAAATATTCGGAAGATGCACAGGTGATTTTTATCTAAGCAGCGATTGCTGAGGTATACCAGGTCATGGAGTACGATGTTGTAAGAAAAATTATGCAGGACAGGAGATACAGTATGGCAACGCATACACTCGATATCACAAAAGAGCATTGCCCGATGACAATGGTGAAGGTAAAACTTAAACTGGCGCAGCTTGAGAAAGGGGATATGCTCGATGTGCTCCTTGCGGGAGATGAGCCGCTCAACAATGTTCCCCGGTCGGCGGAAGAAAGCGGGCATAG
Protein-coding regions in this window:
- a CDS encoding sulfurtransferase TusA family protein, encoding MATHTLDITKEHCPMTMVKVKLKLAQLEKGDMLDVLLAGDEPLNNVPRSAEESGHRIVSIVAENGNHHVVIEK